The following proteins come from a genomic window of Aricia agestis chromosome 19, ilAriAges1.1, whole genome shotgun sequence:
- the LOC121736674 gene encoding filamin-A isoform X3 encodes MTIKNMDPGRLGEGSDPRWYIDSTYASSLKVSLRLPTKQFLEEYFQTRFRESEIPKYVMAEVKMPSGQRDTPVIEDNRDGTVSIKYDPREEGVHELYVKYNGEHVQGSPYKFHVDSISSGYVTAYGPGLLNGVSGEPSQFTISTKGAGAGGLSMAVEGPSKAEITCHDNKDGTVSVSYLPTAPGEYKISVRFGDKHIKGSPFLAKVTGEGRKRNQISVGSCSEVTLPGKISDSDIRSLNASIQAPSGLEEPCFLKRLPSGNIGISFTPREAGQHTVSVKKMGVHIQNSPFNITVQDQEVGDAKKVKVAGAALKEGKTQGENTFTVDTRNAGYGGLSLSIEGPSKAEIQCADSKDGVLAISYRPTEPGYYIVNLKFADHHVEGSPFTVKVTGEGSNRQREKIQRQRAAAPLTEVGTNCKLTFKMPGITSFDLAATVTSPGGVSEDAEIQEVEDGLYSVHFVPKELGVHTVSVKYREIHIPGSPFQFTVGPLRDSGAHLVKAGGPGLERGEAGRLNEFNVWTREAGAGQLAISLEGPSKADIDFKDRKDGSCDVSYKVDEPGEYRIGLKFNEQHIPDSPFKVYISPAVGDAHLLEVAQFPDSAQVDKPTQFYIRLNGAKGNLDGRVISPSGKTDDCFIQNIDGDQYSVRFMPRENGVHNINVKFNGVHIPASPLRIKVGKDDADPAAVHAHGPGLGAVKTGAKTDLIINTCSAGAGILSVTMDGPSRVAMDCTEVEEGYKVRYTPLAPGFYYMSIKYNGAHIVGSPFKIEAKGANLAEIGAQETSSVTVETVQKVAKSGQKQGPVLPNFKSDASKVTSKGMGLKKAYLNKHNQFTIHAGDAGNNIMYVGIYGPKGPCDEVQLKHKGKHNYECSYIVRERGEYIVLVKWGDEHIPGSPFKVEV; translated from the exons CCGAAGTAAAGATGCCGAGCGGACAGAGGGACACACCGGTGATCGAGGACAACCGCGACGGCACCGTCAGCATCAAGTACGACCCGCGAGAGGAGGGCGTCCACGAGCTCTACGTCAAGTACAACGGGGAACATGTGCAAG GATCACCATACAAGTTCCACGTTGACTCCATCTCCTCTGGCTACGTGACGGCCTACGGACCTGGCCTGCTCAATGGCGTCAGCGGCGAGCCCAGCCAGTTCACCATCAGCACCAAGGGCGCTGGTGCTGGAGGTCTGTCCATGGCCGTGGAGGGACCCAGCAAGGCTGAA ATCACCTGCCACGACAACAAAGACGGTACAGTGTCTGTATCGTATCTGCCCACCGCGCCAGGCGAGTACAAGATTTCCGTGCGATTTGGCGACAAGCACATCAAAGGCTCGCCCTTCCTCGCCAAG GTAACGGGAGAGGGACGCAAGCGAAACCAGATCTCTGTGGGCAGCTGCAGCGAGGTGACGCTGCCGGGCAAGATCAGCGACAGTGACATCCGCAGCCTCAACGCCTCCATCCAG GCACCATCAGGTCTAGAAGAGCCGTGCTTCCTCAAGCGTCTGCCGTCGGGCAACATCGGCATCAGTTTCACGCCTCGCGAGGCCGGCCAGCACACGGTCTCCGTCAAAAAGATGGGCGTCCACATCCAGAACTCCCCCTTCAACATCACCGTCCAAGACCAGGAGGTCGGAGACGCTAAGAAAGTCAAG GTCGCAGGTGCTGCTCTGAAGGAGGGCAAGACCCAGGGCGAGAACACCTTTACCGTAGATACCAGGAATGCTGGTTACGGTGGTCTTTCACTGTCTATTGAAG GCCCCAGCAAGGCGGAGATCCAGTGCGCGGACAGCAAGGACGGCGTGCTGGCGATCAGTTACCGGCCCACCGAGCCCGGCTACTACATCGTCAACCTCAAGTTCGCCGACCACCACGTCGAGGGCTCGCCCTTCACTGTCAAG GTGACAGGAGAAGGCAGCAACAGACAGAGGGAGAAGATCCAGCGGCAGCGCGCCGCGGCGCCGCTCACCGAGGTCGGCACCAACTGCAAACTCACTTTCAAGATGCCAG GCATCACCTCCTTCGACCTGGCGGCCACGGTCACCAGCCCCGGTGGAGTGTCCGAGGACGCGGAGATCCAGGAGGTGGAGGACGGGCTGTACTCCGTGCACTTCGTGCCCAAGGAGCTGGGCGTCCACACCGTCTCCGTCAAGTACAGAGAGATACATATACCCG GCTCCCCATTCCAGTTCACCGTCGGTCCTCTGCGGGACTCCGGGGCCCACCTGGTGAAGGCGGGCGGGCCTGGCCTGGAGCGGGGCGAGGCCGGCCGCCTCAACGAGTTCAACGTGTGGACTCGCGAGGCCGGCGCGGGCCAGCTCGCCATCTCGCTGGAGGGGCCCAGTAAGGCCGACATCGACTTCAAGGACAGGAAGGATGGCTCCTGCGATGTGTCGTACAAGGTTGATGAGCCAG GTGAATACCGCATCGGTTTGAAGTTTAACGAGCAGCACATCCCGGACTCGCCCTTCAAGGTGTACATCAGCCCAGCGGTGGGAGACGCACACCTGCTGGAGGTGGCCCAGTTCCCGGACTCCGCGCAGGTCGACAAGCCCACGCAGTTCTATATCAGGCTGAACGGAGCTAAAGGCAACTTGGATGGAAGG GTGATCTCCCCCTCGGGCAAGACGGACGACTGCTTCATCCAGAACATCGACGGGGACCAGTACAGCGTCAGGTTCATGCCGCGCGAGAACGGCGTCCACAACATCAACGTCAAGTTCAACGGCGTCCACATACCCGCCTCGCCGCTCAGGATCAAG GTGGGCAAAGATGATGCGGATCCTGCCGCTGTCCACGCCCACGGCCCAGGGTTGGGCGCCGTGAAGACAG GTGCGAAGACTGACCTGATCATCAACACGTGCAGCGCAGGCGCTGGTATCCTGTCCGTTACCATGGACGGTCCTTCACGCGTCGCCATGGACTGCACAGAGGTCGAGGAGGGTTATAAG GTACGCTACACGCCGCTGGCGCCAGGCTTCTACTACATGAGCATCAAGTACAACGGAGCCCACATCGTCGGCTCGCCCTTCAAAATCGAGGCTAAAG GCGCGAACCTCGCTGAAATCGGCGCGCAGGAGACCTCATCCGTCACTGTGGAGACGGTCCAGAAGGTGGCCAAGTCTGGGCAGAAGCAGGGCCCAGTGTTGCCCAACTTTAAGTCCGACGCCTCCAAGGTCACCAGCAAGGGCATGGGATTGAAGAAGGCGTACCTCAACAAGCACAACCAGTTCACCATTCACGCAGGAGATGCTG GCAACAACATAATGTACGTGGGTATCTACGGGCCGAAGGGTCCCTGTGATGAGGTCCAGCTCAAGCACAAGGGCAAGCACAACTACGAGTGCTCGTATATCGTGCGCGAACGCGGGGAGTACATCGTGCTTGTGAAGTGGGGAGACGAGCACATACCCGGCTCGCCATTCAAGGTCGAGGTCTGA
- the LOC121736674 gene encoding filamin-A isoform X5 — protein sequence MAEVKMPSGQRDTPVIEDNRDGTVSIKYDPREEGVHELYVKYNGEHVQGSPYKFHVDSISSGYVTAYGPGLLNGVSGEPSQFTISTKGAGAGGLSMAVEGPSKAEITCHDNKDGTVSVSYLPTAPGEYKISVRFGDKHIKGSPFLAKVTGEGRKRNQISVGSCSEVTLPGKISDSDIRSLNASIQAPSGLEEPCFLKRLPSGNIGISFTPREAGQHTVSVKKMGVHIQNSPFNITVQDQEVGDAKKVKVAGAALKEGKTQGENTFTVDTRNAGYGGLSLSIEGPSKAEIQCADSKDGVLAISYRPTEPGYYIVNLKFADHHVEGSPFTVKVTGEGSNRQREKIQRQRAAAPLTEVGTNCKLTFKMPGITSFDLAATVTSPGGVSEDAEIQEVEDGLYSVHFVPKELGVHTVSVKYREIHIPGSPFQFTVGPLRDSGAHLVKAGGPGLERGEAGRLNEFNVWTREAGAGQLAISLEGPSKADIDFKDRKDGSCDVSYKVDEPGEYRIGLKFNEQHIPDSPFKVYISPAVGDAHLLEVAQFPDSAQVDKPTQFYIRLNGAKGNLDGRVISPSGKTDDCFIQNIDGDQYSVRFMPRENGVHNINVKFNGVHIPASPLRIKVGKDDADPAAVHAHGPGLGAVKTGAKTDLIINTCSAGAGILSVTMDGPSRVAMDCTEVEEGYKVRYTPLAPGFYYMSIKYNGAHIVGSPFKIEAKGANLAEIGAQETSSVTVETVQKVAKSGQKQGPVLPNFKSDASKVTSKGMGLKKAYLNKHNQFTIHAGDAGNNIMYVGIYGPKGPCDEVQLKHKGKHNYECSYIVRERGEYIVLVKWGDEHIPGSPFKVEV from the exons CCGAAGTAAAGATGCCGAGCGGACAGAGGGACACACCGGTGATCGAGGACAACCGCGACGGCACCGTCAGCATCAAGTACGACCCGCGAGAGGAGGGCGTCCACGAGCTCTACGTCAAGTACAACGGGGAACATGTGCAAG GATCACCATACAAGTTCCACGTTGACTCCATCTCCTCTGGCTACGTGACGGCCTACGGACCTGGCCTGCTCAATGGCGTCAGCGGCGAGCCCAGCCAGTTCACCATCAGCACCAAGGGCGCTGGTGCTGGAGGTCTGTCCATGGCCGTGGAGGGACCCAGCAAGGCTGAA ATCACCTGCCACGACAACAAAGACGGTACAGTGTCTGTATCGTATCTGCCCACCGCGCCAGGCGAGTACAAGATTTCCGTGCGATTTGGCGACAAGCACATCAAAGGCTCGCCCTTCCTCGCCAAG GTAACGGGAGAGGGACGCAAGCGAAACCAGATCTCTGTGGGCAGCTGCAGCGAGGTGACGCTGCCGGGCAAGATCAGCGACAGTGACATCCGCAGCCTCAACGCCTCCATCCAG GCACCATCAGGTCTAGAAGAGCCGTGCTTCCTCAAGCGTCTGCCGTCGGGCAACATCGGCATCAGTTTCACGCCTCGCGAGGCCGGCCAGCACACGGTCTCCGTCAAAAAGATGGGCGTCCACATCCAGAACTCCCCCTTCAACATCACCGTCCAAGACCAGGAGGTCGGAGACGCTAAGAAAGTCAAG GTCGCAGGTGCTGCTCTGAAGGAGGGCAAGACCCAGGGCGAGAACACCTTTACCGTAGATACCAGGAATGCTGGTTACGGTGGTCTTTCACTGTCTATTGAAG GCCCCAGCAAGGCGGAGATCCAGTGCGCGGACAGCAAGGACGGCGTGCTGGCGATCAGTTACCGGCCCACCGAGCCCGGCTACTACATCGTCAACCTCAAGTTCGCCGACCACCACGTCGAGGGCTCGCCCTTCACTGTCAAG GTGACAGGAGAAGGCAGCAACAGACAGAGGGAGAAGATCCAGCGGCAGCGCGCCGCGGCGCCGCTCACCGAGGTCGGCACCAACTGCAAACTCACTTTCAAGATGCCAG GCATCACCTCCTTCGACCTGGCGGCCACGGTCACCAGCCCCGGTGGAGTGTCCGAGGACGCGGAGATCCAGGAGGTGGAGGACGGGCTGTACTCCGTGCACTTCGTGCCCAAGGAGCTGGGCGTCCACACCGTCTCCGTCAAGTACAGAGAGATACATATACCCG GCTCCCCATTCCAGTTCACCGTCGGTCCTCTGCGGGACTCCGGGGCCCACCTGGTGAAGGCGGGCGGGCCTGGCCTGGAGCGGGGCGAGGCCGGCCGCCTCAACGAGTTCAACGTGTGGACTCGCGAGGCCGGCGCGGGCCAGCTCGCCATCTCGCTGGAGGGGCCCAGTAAGGCCGACATCGACTTCAAGGACAGGAAGGATGGCTCCTGCGATGTGTCGTACAAGGTTGATGAGCCAG GTGAATACCGCATCGGTTTGAAGTTTAACGAGCAGCACATCCCGGACTCGCCCTTCAAGGTGTACATCAGCCCAGCGGTGGGAGACGCACACCTGCTGGAGGTGGCCCAGTTCCCGGACTCCGCGCAGGTCGACAAGCCCACGCAGTTCTATATCAGGCTGAACGGAGCTAAAGGCAACTTGGATGGAAGG GTGATCTCCCCCTCGGGCAAGACGGACGACTGCTTCATCCAGAACATCGACGGGGACCAGTACAGCGTCAGGTTCATGCCGCGCGAGAACGGCGTCCACAACATCAACGTCAAGTTCAACGGCGTCCACATACCCGCCTCGCCGCTCAGGATCAAG GTGGGCAAAGATGATGCGGATCCTGCCGCTGTCCACGCCCACGGCCCAGGGTTGGGCGCCGTGAAGACAG GTGCGAAGACTGACCTGATCATCAACACGTGCAGCGCAGGCGCTGGTATCCTGTCCGTTACCATGGACGGTCCTTCACGCGTCGCCATGGACTGCACAGAGGTCGAGGAGGGTTATAAG GTACGCTACACGCCGCTGGCGCCAGGCTTCTACTACATGAGCATCAAGTACAACGGAGCCCACATCGTCGGCTCGCCCTTCAAAATCGAGGCTAAAG GCGCGAACCTCGCTGAAATCGGCGCGCAGGAGACCTCATCCGTCACTGTGGAGACGGTCCAGAAGGTGGCCAAGTCTGGGCAGAAGCAGGGCCCAGTGTTGCCCAACTTTAAGTCCGACGCCTCCAAGGTCACCAGCAAGGGCATGGGATTGAAGAAGGCGTACCTCAACAAGCACAACCAGTTCACCATTCACGCAGGAGATGCTG GCAACAACATAATGTACGTGGGTATCTACGGGCCGAAGGGTCCCTGTGATGAGGTCCAGCTCAAGCACAAGGGCAAGCACAACTACGAGTGCTCGTATATCGTGCGCGAACGCGGGGAGTACATCGTGCTTGTGAAGTGGGGAGACGAGCACATACCCGGCTCGCCATTCAAGGTCGAGGTCTGA